In Phyllopteryx taeniolatus isolate TA_2022b chromosome 22, UOR_Ptae_1.2, whole genome shotgun sequence, one DNA window encodes the following:
- the rtcb gene encoding RNA-splicing ligase RtcB homolog isoform X3, whose protein sequence is MSRNYNDELQYLDKIDTNCWRIKKGFVPNMKVEGIFYVNDPLEKLMFEELRNACRGGGVGGFLPAMKQIGNVAALPGIVHTHTHTRGLSTEIHRTPRRPLGVRVRHRKHGGLRHERPGRGGVSRRRRLRHQLRRAPAEDQPGRARRAARQGAAGAVALRSYPRGRRLQGRHPHGGQGPGGGAGDGRGLVAEGGLRLGRGQGALRGVRQDAAGRPQQSLVQGQEEGPPAAGNAGSGKPLRRDPGGGRDLRRLRRQEDGRGPQGSGVRHDTQRQPRPRTSGGDGRARRHGEGDEAGQDRGERPAAGVRPHRVARGAGLPEGNGGRRELRLGQPLVHDLPQQTGLLQSVRQHAGRPGHARHLRRVAQHRQSGGAHGGRAPAHPAGPPQRLHAGLPPAPPAHPRRLPVDGPAGSDRGNHGHVQLRPDRHRARHDPHLRDHLPRSGRRLRLALTRGSSQKPPTAICSKRAGLDRNAALSVSALPARSAGSCSVPGQISPQSGLPGRAGPAGRQRHRHPSGVPQTGHGRGSRVVQERDGRGEHVPRRRHQRQGRQAAAHRRHQRLICEKWQTRLQ, encoded by the exons ATGAGTAGAAATTACAACGACGAGTTGCAATATTTGGACAAGATTGACACAAACTGCTGGAGAATTAAAAAGGGTTTTGTTCCCAACATGAAG GTGGAAGGAATCTTCTACGTTAACGACCCTCTGGAAAAGTTGATGTTCGAGGAGCTGCGGAATGCGTGTCGAGGAGGAG GTGTGGGCGGCTTCCTGCCAGCCATGAAACAGATCGGGAACGTGGCGGCGCTGCCCGGGATCGTCCAC acacacacacacacacgtggttTGTCCACAGAGATCCATCGGACTCCCCGACGTCCACTCGGGGTACGGGTTCGCCATCGGAAACATGGCGGCCTTCGACATGAACGACCCGGACGCGGTGGTGTCTCCAG GCGGCGTAGGCTTCGACATCAACTGCGGCGTGCGCCTGCTGAGGACCAACCTGGACGAGCGAGACGTGCAGCCCGTCAAGGAGCAGCTGGCGCAGTCGCTCTTCGATCATATCCCCGTGGGCGTCGGCTCCAAGGGCGTCATCCCCATGGGGGCCAA GGACCTGGAGGAGGCGCTGGAGATGGGCGTGGACTGGTCGCTGAGGGAGGGCTACGCCTGGGCCGAGGACAAGGAGCACTGCGAGGAGTACGGCAGGATGCTGCAGGCCGACCCCAACAAAGTCTCGTCCAAGGCCAAGAAGAGGGGCCTCCCGCAG CTGGGAACGCTGGGAGCGGGAAACCACTACGCCGAGATCCAGGTGGTGGACGAGATCTACGACGACTACGCCGCCAAGAAGATGGGCGTGGACCGCAAGGGTCAGGTGTGCGTCATGATACACAGCGGCAGCCGAGGCCTCGGACATCAGGTGGCGACGG ACGCGCTCGTCGCCATGGAGAAGGCGATGAAGCGGGACAAGATCGCGGTGAACGACCGGCAGCTGGCGTGCGCCCGCATCGGGTCGCCCGAGGGGCAGGACTACCTGAAGGGAATGGCGGCCGCCGGGAATTACGCCTGGGTCAACCGCTCGTCCATGACCTTCCTCAGCAGACAG GCCTTCTCCAAAGTGTTCGACAGCACGCCGGACGACCTGGACATGCACGTCATCTACGACGTGTCGCACAACATCGCCAAAGTGGAGGAGCACACGGTGGACGGGCGCCAGCGCACCCTGCTGGTCCACCGCAAAGGCTCCACGCGGGCCTTCCCCCCGCACCACCCGCTCATCCCCGTCGACTACCAG TTGACGGGCCAGccggttctgatcgggggaaCCATGGGCACGTGCAGCTACGTCCTGACCGGCACCGAGCGAGGCATGACCCGCACCTTCGGGACCACCTGCCACGGAGCGGTAGGCGCCTCCGACTCGCGCTAACACGAGGTTCATCTCAAAAGCCGCCGACGGCGATTTGTTCGAAGCGGGCGGGGCTCGACCGGAACGCCGCTCTAAGCGTCTCCGCGCTTCCCGCTCGCTCCGCAGGGTCGTGCTCTGTCCCGGGCCAAATCTCGCCGCAATCTGGACTTCCAGGACGTGCTGGACCAGCTGGCCGACAAAGGCATCGCCATCCGAGTGGCGTCCCCCAAACTGGTCATGGAAGAG GCTCCCGAGTCGTACAAGAACGTGACGGACGTGGTGAACACGTGCCACGACGCCGGCATCAGCGCCAAGGCCGTCAAGCTGCGGCCCATCGCCGTCATCAAAGGCTGATCTGTGAAAAATGGCAAACCCGCCTTCAATAA
- the rtcb gene encoding RNA-splicing ligase RtcB homolog isoform X2, with the protein MSRNYNDELQYLDKIDTNCWRIKKGFVPNMKVEGIFYVNDPLEKLMFEELRNACRGGGVGGFLPAMKQIGNVAALPGIVHRSIGLPDVHSGYGFAIGNMAAFDMNDPDAVVSPGGVGFDINCGVRLLRTNLDERDVQPVKEQLAQSLFDHIPVGVGSKGVIPMGAKDLEEALEMGVDWSLREGYAWAEDKEHCEEYGRMLQADPNKVSSKAKKRGLPQLGTLGAGNHYAEIQVVDEIYDDYAAKKMGVDRKGQVCVMIHSGSRGLGHQVATDALVAMEKAMKRDKIAVNDRQLACARIGSPEGQDYLKGMAAAGNYAWVNRSSMTFLSRQVTTTRRRRPARRKERKRVVHSCGSRSVVVSGLLQSVRQHAGRPGHARHLRRVAQHRQSGGAHGGRAPAHPAGPPQRLHAGLPPAPPAHPRRLPVDGPAGSDRGNHGHVQLRPDRHRARHDPHLRDHLPRSGRRLRLALTRGSSQKPPTAICSKRAGLDRNAALSVSALPARSAGSCSVPGQISPQSGLPGRAGPAGRQRHRHPSGVPQTGHGRGSRVVQERDGRGEHVPRRRHQRQGRQAAAHRRHQRLICEKWQTRLQ; encoded by the exons ATGAGTAGAAATTACAACGACGAGTTGCAATATTTGGACAAGATTGACACAAACTGCTGGAGAATTAAAAAGGGTTTTGTTCCCAACATGAAG GTGGAAGGAATCTTCTACGTTAACGACCCTCTGGAAAAGTTGATGTTCGAGGAGCTGCGGAATGCGTGTCGAGGAGGAG GTGTGGGCGGCTTCCTGCCAGCCATGAAACAGATCGGGAACGTGGCGGCGCTGCCCGGGATCGTCCAC AGATCCATCGGACTCCCCGACGTCCACTCGGGGTACGGGTTCGCCATCGGAAACATGGCGGCCTTCGACATGAACGACCCGGACGCGGTGGTGTCTCCAG GCGGCGTAGGCTTCGACATCAACTGCGGCGTGCGCCTGCTGAGGACCAACCTGGACGAGCGAGACGTGCAGCCCGTCAAGGAGCAGCTGGCGCAGTCGCTCTTCGATCATATCCCCGTGGGCGTCGGCTCCAAGGGCGTCATCCCCATGGGGGCCAA GGACCTGGAGGAGGCGCTGGAGATGGGCGTGGACTGGTCGCTGAGGGAGGGCTACGCCTGGGCCGAGGACAAGGAGCACTGCGAGGAGTACGGCAGGATGCTGCAGGCCGACCCCAACAAAGTCTCGTCCAAGGCCAAGAAGAGGGGCCTCCCGCAG CTGGGAACGCTGGGAGCGGGAAACCACTACGCCGAGATCCAGGTGGTGGACGAGATCTACGACGACTACGCCGCCAAGAAGATGGGCGTGGACCGCAAGGGTCAGGTGTGCGTCATGATACACAGCGGCAGCCGAGGCCTCGGACATCAGGTGGCGACGG ACGCGCTCGTCGCCATGGAGAAGGCGATGAAGCGGGACAAGATCGCGGTGAACGACCGGCAGCTGGCGTGCGCCCGCATCGGGTCGCCCGAGGGGCAGGACTACCTGAAGGGAATGGCGGCCGCCGGGAATTACGCCTGGGTCAACCGCTCGTCCATGACCTTCCTCAGCAGACAGGTGACGACGACGCGGCGGCGCCGCCCCGCccgaaggaaagaaagaaagcgaGTCGTTCACTCTTGCGGCTCGCGCTCCGTTGTCGTTTCAGGCCTTCTCCAAAGTGTTCGACAGCACGCCGGACGACCTGGACATGCACGTCATCTACGACGTGTCGCACAACATCGCCAAAGTGGAGGAGCACACGGTGGACGGGCGCCAGCGCACCCTGCTGGTCCACCGCAAAGGCTCCACGCGGGCCTTCCCCCCGCACCACCCGCTCATCCCCGTCGACTACCAG TTGACGGGCCAGccggttctgatcgggggaaCCATGGGCACGTGCAGCTACGTCCTGACCGGCACCGAGCGAGGCATGACCCGCACCTTCGGGACCACCTGCCACGGAGCGGTAGGCGCCTCCGACTCGCGCTAACACGAGGTTCATCTCAAAAGCCGCCGACGGCGATTTGTTCGAAGCGGGCGGGGCTCGACCGGAACGCCGCTCTAAGCGTCTCCGCGCTTCCCGCTCGCTCCGCAGGGTCGTGCTCTGTCCCGGGCCAAATCTCGCCGCAATCTGGACTTCCAGGACGTGCTGGACCAGCTGGCCGACAAAGGCATCGCCATCCGAGTGGCGTCCCCCAAACTGGTCATGGAAGAG GCTCCCGAGTCGTACAAGAACGTGACGGACGTGGTGAACACGTGCCACGACGCCGGCATCAGCGCCAAGGCCGTCAAGCTGCGGCCCATCGCCGTCATCAAAGGCTGATCTGTGAAAAATGGCAAACCCGCCTTCAATAA
- the rtcb gene encoding RNA-splicing ligase RtcB homolog isoform X1 → MSRNYNDELQYLDKIDTNCWRIKKGFVPNMKVEGIFYVNDPLEKLMFEELRNACRGGGVGGFLPAMKQIGNVAALPGIVHVSMRQTSGYRNRERSHFVTPIRMCRTRADSCNLGDWQPRAQTHTHTRGLSTEIHRTPRRPLGVRVRHRKHGGLRHERPGRGGVSRRRRLRHQLRRAPAEDQPGRARRAARQGAAGAVALRSYPRGRRLQGRHPHGGQGPGGGAGDGRGLVAEGGLRLGRGQGALRGVRQDAAGRPQQSLVQGQEEGPPAAGNAGSGKPLRRDPGGGRDLRRLRRQEDGRGPQGSGVRHDTQRQPRPRTSGGDGRARRHGEGDEAGQDRGERPAAGVRPHRVARGAGLPEGNGGRRELRLGQPLVHDLPQQTGLLQSVRQHAGRPGHARHLRRVAQHRQSGGAHGGRAPAHPAGPPQRLHAGLPPAPPAHPRRLPVDGPAGSDRGNHGHVQLRPDRHRARHDPHLRDHLPRSGRRLRLALTRGSSQKPPTAICSKRAGLDRNAALSVSALPARSAGSCSVPGQISPQSGLPGRAGPAGRQRHRHPSGVPQTGHGRGSRVVQERDGRGEHVPRRRHQRQGRQAAAHRRHQRLICEKWQTRLQ, encoded by the exons ATGAGTAGAAATTACAACGACGAGTTGCAATATTTGGACAAGATTGACACAAACTGCTGGAGAATTAAAAAGGGTTTTGTTCCCAACATGAAG GTGGAAGGAATCTTCTACGTTAACGACCCTCTGGAAAAGTTGATGTTCGAGGAGCTGCGGAATGCGTGTCGAGGAGGAG GTGTGGGCGGCTTCCTGCCAGCCATGAAACAGATCGGGAACGTGGCGGCGCTGCCCGGGATCGTCCACGTGAGTATGCGCCAGACAAGTGGATATAGAAACAGGGAAAGATCCCATTTTGTGACTCCGATTCGCATGTGTCGAACTCGTGCGGATTCCTGTAACCTTGGCGACTGGCAACCgcgtgcacagacacacacacacacacgtggttTGTCCACAGAGATCCATCGGACTCCCCGACGTCCACTCGGGGTACGGGTTCGCCATCGGAAACATGGCGGCCTTCGACATGAACGACCCGGACGCGGTGGTGTCTCCAG GCGGCGTAGGCTTCGACATCAACTGCGGCGTGCGCCTGCTGAGGACCAACCTGGACGAGCGAGACGTGCAGCCCGTCAAGGAGCAGCTGGCGCAGTCGCTCTTCGATCATATCCCCGTGGGCGTCGGCTCCAAGGGCGTCATCCCCATGGGGGCCAA GGACCTGGAGGAGGCGCTGGAGATGGGCGTGGACTGGTCGCTGAGGGAGGGCTACGCCTGGGCCGAGGACAAGGAGCACTGCGAGGAGTACGGCAGGATGCTGCAGGCCGACCCCAACAAAGTCTCGTCCAAGGCCAAGAAGAGGGGCCTCCCGCAG CTGGGAACGCTGGGAGCGGGAAACCACTACGCCGAGATCCAGGTGGTGGACGAGATCTACGACGACTACGCCGCCAAGAAGATGGGCGTGGACCGCAAGGGTCAGGTGTGCGTCATGATACACAGCGGCAGCCGAGGCCTCGGACATCAGGTGGCGACGG ACGCGCTCGTCGCCATGGAGAAGGCGATGAAGCGGGACAAGATCGCGGTGAACGACCGGCAGCTGGCGTGCGCCCGCATCGGGTCGCCCGAGGGGCAGGACTACCTGAAGGGAATGGCGGCCGCCGGGAATTACGCCTGGGTCAACCGCTCGTCCATGACCTTCCTCAGCAGACAG GCCTTCTCCAAAGTGTTCGACAGCACGCCGGACGACCTGGACATGCACGTCATCTACGACGTGTCGCACAACATCGCCAAAGTGGAGGAGCACACGGTGGACGGGCGCCAGCGCACCCTGCTGGTCCACCGCAAAGGCTCCACGCGGGCCTTCCCCCCGCACCACCCGCTCATCCCCGTCGACTACCAG TTGACGGGCCAGccggttctgatcgggggaaCCATGGGCACGTGCAGCTACGTCCTGACCGGCACCGAGCGAGGCATGACCCGCACCTTCGGGACCACCTGCCACGGAGCGGTAGGCGCCTCCGACTCGCGCTAACACGAGGTTCATCTCAAAAGCCGCCGACGGCGATTTGTTCGAAGCGGGCGGGGCTCGACCGGAACGCCGCTCTAAGCGTCTCCGCGCTTCCCGCTCGCTCCGCAGGGTCGTGCTCTGTCCCGGGCCAAATCTCGCCGCAATCTGGACTTCCAGGACGTGCTGGACCAGCTGGCCGACAAAGGCATCGCCATCCGAGTGGCGTCCCCCAAACTGGTCATGGAAGAG GCTCCCGAGTCGTACAAGAACGTGACGGACGTGGTGAACACGTGCCACGACGCCGGCATCAGCGCCAAGGCCGTCAAGCTGCGGCCCATCGCCGTCATCAAAGGCTGATCTGTGAAAAATGGCAAACCCGCCTTCAATAA
- the rtcb gene encoding RNA-splicing ligase RtcB homolog isoform X4 codes for MSRNYNDELQYLDKIDTNCWRIKKGFVPNMKVEGIFYVNDPLEKLMFEELRNACRGGGVGGFLPAMKQIGNVAALPGIVHVSMRQTSGYRNRERSHFVTPIRMCRTRADSCNLGDWQPRAQTHTHTRGLSTEIHRTPRRPLGVRVRHRKHGGLRHERPGRGGVSRRRRLRHQLRRAPAEDQPGRARRAARQGAAGAVALRSYPRGRRLQGRHPHGGQGPGGGAGDGRGLVAEGGLRLGRGQGALRGVRQDAAGRPQQSLVQGQEEGPPAAGNAGSGKPLRRDPGGGRDLRRLRRQEDGRGPQGSGVRHDTQRQPRPRTSGGDGRARRHGEGDEAGQDRGERPAAGVRPHRVARGAGLPEGNGGRRELRLGQPLVHDLPQQTGLLQSVRQHAGRPGHARHLRRVAQHRQSGGAHGGRAPAHPAGPPQRLHAGLPPAPPAHPRRLPVDGPAGSDRGNHGHVQLRPDRHRARHDPHLRDHLPRSGSCSVPGQISPQSGLPGRAGPAGRQRHRHPSGVPQTGHGRGSRVVQERDGRGEHVPRRRHQRQGRQAAAHRRHQRLICEKWQTRLQ; via the exons ATGAGTAGAAATTACAACGACGAGTTGCAATATTTGGACAAGATTGACACAAACTGCTGGAGAATTAAAAAGGGTTTTGTTCCCAACATGAAG GTGGAAGGAATCTTCTACGTTAACGACCCTCTGGAAAAGTTGATGTTCGAGGAGCTGCGGAATGCGTGTCGAGGAGGAG GTGTGGGCGGCTTCCTGCCAGCCATGAAACAGATCGGGAACGTGGCGGCGCTGCCCGGGATCGTCCACGTGAGTATGCGCCAGACAAGTGGATATAGAAACAGGGAAAGATCCCATTTTGTGACTCCGATTCGCATGTGTCGAACTCGTGCGGATTCCTGTAACCTTGGCGACTGGCAACCgcgtgcacagacacacacacacacacgtggttTGTCCACAGAGATCCATCGGACTCCCCGACGTCCACTCGGGGTACGGGTTCGCCATCGGAAACATGGCGGCCTTCGACATGAACGACCCGGACGCGGTGGTGTCTCCAG GCGGCGTAGGCTTCGACATCAACTGCGGCGTGCGCCTGCTGAGGACCAACCTGGACGAGCGAGACGTGCAGCCCGTCAAGGAGCAGCTGGCGCAGTCGCTCTTCGATCATATCCCCGTGGGCGTCGGCTCCAAGGGCGTCATCCCCATGGGGGCCAA GGACCTGGAGGAGGCGCTGGAGATGGGCGTGGACTGGTCGCTGAGGGAGGGCTACGCCTGGGCCGAGGACAAGGAGCACTGCGAGGAGTACGGCAGGATGCTGCAGGCCGACCCCAACAAAGTCTCGTCCAAGGCCAAGAAGAGGGGCCTCCCGCAG CTGGGAACGCTGGGAGCGGGAAACCACTACGCCGAGATCCAGGTGGTGGACGAGATCTACGACGACTACGCCGCCAAGAAGATGGGCGTGGACCGCAAGGGTCAGGTGTGCGTCATGATACACAGCGGCAGCCGAGGCCTCGGACATCAGGTGGCGACGG ACGCGCTCGTCGCCATGGAGAAGGCGATGAAGCGGGACAAGATCGCGGTGAACGACCGGCAGCTGGCGTGCGCCCGCATCGGGTCGCCCGAGGGGCAGGACTACCTGAAGGGAATGGCGGCCGCCGGGAATTACGCCTGGGTCAACCGCTCGTCCATGACCTTCCTCAGCAGACAG GCCTTCTCCAAAGTGTTCGACAGCACGCCGGACGACCTGGACATGCACGTCATCTACGACGTGTCGCACAACATCGCCAAAGTGGAGGAGCACACGGTGGACGGGCGCCAGCGCACCCTGCTGGTCCACCGCAAAGGCTCCACGCGGGCCTTCCCCCCGCACCACCCGCTCATCCCCGTCGACTACCAG TTGACGGGCCAGccggttctgatcgggggaaCCATGGGCACGTGCAGCTACGTCCTGACCGGCACCGAGCGAGGCATGACCCGCACCTTCGGGACCACCTGCCACGGAGCG GGTCGTGCTCTGTCCCGGGCCAAATCTCGCCGCAATCTGGACTTCCAGGACGTGCTGGACCAGCTGGCCGACAAAGGCATCGCCATCCGAGTGGCGTCCCCCAAACTGGTCATGGAAGAG GCTCCCGAGTCGTACAAGAACGTGACGGACGTGGTGAACACGTGCCACGACGCCGGCATCAGCGCCAAGGCCGTCAAGCTGCGGCCCATCGCCGTCATCAAAGGCTGATCTGTGAAAAATGGCAAACCCGCCTTCAATAA
- the rtcb gene encoding RNA-splicing ligase RtcB homolog isoform X5 — protein sequence MSRNYNDELQYLDKIDTNCWRIKKGFVPNMKVEGIFYVNDPLEKLMFEELRNACRGGGVGGFLPAMKQIGNVAALPGIVHRSIGLPDVHSGYGFAIGNMAAFDMNDPDAVVSPGGVGFDINCGVRLLRTNLDERDVQPVKEQLAQSLFDHIPVGVGSKGVIPMGAKDLEEALEMGVDWSLREGYAWAEDKEHCEEYGRMLQADPNKVSSKAKKRGLPQLGTLGAGNHYAEIQVVDEIYDDYAAKKMGVDRKGQVCVMIHSGSRGLGHQVATDALVAMEKAMKRDKIAVNDRQLACARIGSPEGQDYLKGMAAAGNYAWVNRSSMTFLSRQAFSKVFDSTPDDLDMHVIYDVSHNIAKVEEHTVDGRQRTLLVHRKGSTRAFPPHHPLIPVDYQLTGQPVLIGGTMGTCSYVLTGTERGMTRTFGTTCHGAGRALSRAKSRRNLDFQDVLDQLADKGIAIRVASPKLVMEEAPESYKNVTDVVNTCHDAGISAKAVKLRPIAVIKG from the exons ATGAGTAGAAATTACAACGACGAGTTGCAATATTTGGACAAGATTGACACAAACTGCTGGAGAATTAAAAAGGGTTTTGTTCCCAACATGAAG GTGGAAGGAATCTTCTACGTTAACGACCCTCTGGAAAAGTTGATGTTCGAGGAGCTGCGGAATGCGTGTCGAGGAGGAG GTGTGGGCGGCTTCCTGCCAGCCATGAAACAGATCGGGAACGTGGCGGCGCTGCCCGGGATCGTCCAC AGATCCATCGGACTCCCCGACGTCCACTCGGGGTACGGGTTCGCCATCGGAAACATGGCGGCCTTCGACATGAACGACCCGGACGCGGTGGTGTCTCCAG GCGGCGTAGGCTTCGACATCAACTGCGGCGTGCGCCTGCTGAGGACCAACCTGGACGAGCGAGACGTGCAGCCCGTCAAGGAGCAGCTGGCGCAGTCGCTCTTCGATCATATCCCCGTGGGCGTCGGCTCCAAGGGCGTCATCCCCATGGGGGCCAA GGACCTGGAGGAGGCGCTGGAGATGGGCGTGGACTGGTCGCTGAGGGAGGGCTACGCCTGGGCCGAGGACAAGGAGCACTGCGAGGAGTACGGCAGGATGCTGCAGGCCGACCCCAACAAAGTCTCGTCCAAGGCCAAGAAGAGGGGCCTCCCGCAG CTGGGAACGCTGGGAGCGGGAAACCACTACGCCGAGATCCAGGTGGTGGACGAGATCTACGACGACTACGCCGCCAAGAAGATGGGCGTGGACCGCAAGGGTCAGGTGTGCGTCATGATACACAGCGGCAGCCGAGGCCTCGGACATCAGGTGGCGACGG ACGCGCTCGTCGCCATGGAGAAGGCGATGAAGCGGGACAAGATCGCGGTGAACGACCGGCAGCTGGCGTGCGCCCGCATCGGGTCGCCCGAGGGGCAGGACTACCTGAAGGGAATGGCGGCCGCCGGGAATTACGCCTGGGTCAACCGCTCGTCCATGACCTTCCTCAGCAGACAG GCCTTCTCCAAAGTGTTCGACAGCACGCCGGACGACCTGGACATGCACGTCATCTACGACGTGTCGCACAACATCGCCAAAGTGGAGGAGCACACGGTGGACGGGCGCCAGCGCACCCTGCTGGTCCACCGCAAAGGCTCCACGCGGGCCTTCCCCCCGCACCACCCGCTCATCCCCGTCGACTACCAG TTGACGGGCCAGccggttctgatcgggggaaCCATGGGCACGTGCAGCTACGTCCTGACCGGCACCGAGCGAGGCATGACCCGCACCTTCGGGACCACCTGCCACGGAGCG GGTCGTGCTCTGTCCCGGGCCAAATCTCGCCGCAATCTGGACTTCCAGGACGTGCTGGACCAGCTGGCCGACAAAGGCATCGCCATCCGAGTGGCGTCCCCCAAACTGGTCATGGAAGAG GCTCCCGAGTCGTACAAGAACGTGACGGACGTGGTGAACACGTGCCACGACGCCGGCATCAGCGCCAAGGCCGTCAAGCTGCGGCCCATCGCCGTCATCAAAGGCTGA